In Brevundimonas subvibrioides, a genomic segment contains:
- a CDS encoding FecR family protein codes for MTDASVHDQALRWFAALRDDGAEEGAWLAFRDWLEADPEHARQYDALERLWLDLEEGAGAPGIVAPGPAARRRLPVRRVSATRRLAPTFAIAASLVLAAGLWINLSARPQTFVTTDAARVVVLKDGSSVHLNRHSRMSVAMTAGQRAVTLDEGEAAFDVVHRPDRPFVVSSGQRSVRVLGTAFDVLSHKGRYRVAVQRGSVDVDTGPDDAGSRLTAGQAIERVGEARPVHSSLSPDEALAWTQGTLIYRNASLSTVADDLSRYLDKPVIVGDPAKRVMFTGVLQVGDEATMARQLEDLLPIRVSRSSTEVRLTLRGQD; via the coding sequence ATGACCGACGCCTCCGTCCACGATCAGGCTCTCCGCTGGTTCGCCGCCTTGCGCGACGATGGCGCTGAAGAAGGCGCATGGCTGGCGTTCCGGGACTGGCTGGAAGCCGATCCTGAACACGCGCGGCAGTACGACGCCCTCGAGCGGTTGTGGCTGGATCTGGAGGAAGGGGCTGGAGCGCCCGGGATCGTCGCGCCTGGGCCGGCCGCGCGCCGGCGGCTTCCGGTGCGGCGCGTGTCGGCGACGCGGCGATTGGCTCCAACTTTCGCGATTGCGGCATCCCTGGTCCTGGCGGCAGGTCTCTGGATCAATCTGTCCGCCCGGCCGCAGACCTTTGTGACGACCGATGCGGCCCGGGTCGTGGTGCTGAAGGACGGGTCCAGCGTCCATCTCAATCGCCACAGCCGCATGTCGGTGGCGATGACCGCCGGGCAGCGCGCCGTGACACTGGACGAAGGCGAGGCCGCCTTCGACGTCGTTCATCGCCCCGATCGGCCTTTTGTGGTGTCGTCGGGACAGCGCTCCGTTCGTGTCCTCGGCACCGCCTTTGATGTCCTGAGCCACAAGGGCCGCTATCGCGTGGCGGTGCAGAGGGGTTCTGTGGACGTTGATACGGGACCCGACGACGCCGGTTCACGCCTGACCGCAGGCCAGGCCATCGAACGCGTGGGCGAGGCGCGGCCCGTTCATTCCAGCCTGTCGCCGGACGAGGCGCTCGCCTGGACCCAGGGTACGCTCATCTATCGAAACGCCTCCCTTTCGACCGTCGCCGACGACCTGTCGCGTTATCTCGACAAGCCTGTTATTGTTGGTGATCCTGCAAAGCGCGTGATGTTCACCGGCGTTCTGCAGGTCGGAGACGAGGCGACGATGGCGAGGCAGCTGGAGGATCTTCTACCGATCCGTGTCAGTCGGTCCTCGACCGAGGTCCGCCTGACATTGCGTGGCCAGGACTGA
- a CDS encoding RNA polymerase sigma factor, producing the protein MAAEPVHFLIPVYLEQRDALARFLRARLGSDSDIEDLLQDLYLKIVSLDPDYAVAEPRAFLYRLASNLLLDRARSVRRSQARDTAWRQVAHHTDGTDDVADSPAADTAVMDRQALHTLLQTLETLPERTRNIFRMHKFDGLSYAEVATTVGISRSAVEKHMMQALRALSRVRGS; encoded by the coding sequence TTGGCCGCGGAGCCTGTGCATTTCCTGATCCCGGTCTATCTGGAACAGCGTGACGCCCTGGCTCGTTTCCTGCGCGCGCGCCTCGGCAGTGACAGCGACATCGAGGATCTGCTGCAGGACCTGTATCTGAAGATCGTTTCGCTCGACCCCGACTATGCGGTCGCAGAGCCGCGCGCCTTTCTCTATCGGCTGGCGTCCAATCTGTTGCTGGATCGTGCGCGGTCGGTCCGCCGGTCGCAGGCCAGGGATACGGCCTGGCGACAGGTTGCCCACCACACCGACGGGACGGATGACGTGGCCGACAGCCCAGCCGCCGATACCGCTGTGATGGATCGCCAGGCGCTGCATACCCTTCTGCAGACATTGGAGACCCTTCCCGAGCGAACGCGGAACATCTTCCGCATGCACAAGTTCGATGGCCTGAGCTACGCCGAGGTGGCCACGACCGTTGGCATCTCGCGCAGCGCGGTCGAAAAACACATGATGCAGGCCTTGCGGGCGCTTTCGCGCGTGCGCGGATCGTGA
- a CDS encoding glycosyltransferase family 4 protein: MRVAVVMPRGCSMSADKPNSMETVARTLAESSRWKGSLKIICDEGSNPVPHLDLMTVPADLGRKARTEAVARAIEAFDPEIIEYHQQLGPAEALARRCPHRIHVLHRHTRIKPPSNRIERLRYRHRLAAFDRLIFVSTAAEREFAADYPTLAERASVIFNPLDMADWHQPVGKRDRLIMFSGRAMADKGLDTFCGSLARVLDERQDWRGALLLADWDRHADWASPHIEALSRFGDRIEIHTSAEMELVRSVTRRAAIAVTPSRVAEALGLTALEAHAAGAALISSGRGGLAEASGDHALYCDPDDVAGMAEAMRSLVDQPQLRLRMTRAAQARVQKVYAPGLWSSRLDDLRDGLVDRTMTIGPGRPPSWHQVMTRMFAGPREPRVAS, from the coding sequence ATGCGCGTCGCCGTCGTCATGCCCCGTGGCTGCTCCATGTCGGCCGACAAGCCCAACTCGATGGAGACCGTGGCCCGGACCCTGGCCGAAAGCAGCCGCTGGAAGGGATCGCTGAAGATCATCTGCGACGAGGGCAGCAACCCCGTTCCCCATCTCGATCTGATGACCGTGCCGGCCGACCTGGGGCGCAAGGCTCGCACCGAGGCCGTCGCCCGCGCGATCGAGGCCTTCGATCCCGAGATCATCGAATACCATCAGCAATTGGGTCCTGCCGAAGCCCTCGCGCGCCGGTGCCCGCACCGCATCCATGTCCTTCACCGTCATACCCGGATCAAGCCACCGTCGAACCGGATCGAACGCCTTCGCTATCGCCACCGCCTTGCAGCGTTCGACCGGCTCATCTTCGTCAGTACCGCGGCCGAGCGCGAGTTCGCGGCGGACTATCCGACACTGGCCGAACGGGCGTCGGTCATCTTCAATCCCCTGGACATGGCGGATTGGCACCAGCCGGTCGGCAAGCGCGACAGGCTGATCATGTTTTCCGGCCGTGCCATGGCGGACAAGGGCCTGGATACATTCTGTGGAAGTCTGGCCCGGGTTCTGGACGAACGGCAGGACTGGCGAGGCGCCCTGTTGCTGGCCGACTGGGACCGTCATGCCGATTGGGCCTCGCCCCATATAGAGGCGCTGTCGCGGTTCGGCGACCGCATAGAGATCCACACATCGGCCGAAATGGAGCTCGTTCGGTCAGTGACGCGGCGCGCCGCCATCGCCGTGACCCCGTCGCGCGTGGCGGAGGCGCTGGGTTTGACGGCCCTGGAAGCGCACGCGGCGGGGGCGGCCTTGATTTCTTCCGGCAGGGGCGGCCTGGCCGAGGCCAGCGGGGATCACGCTCTCTATTGCGATCCCGACGATGTGGCCGGAATGGCAGAGGCCATGCGATCCCTGGTGGATCAACCGCAGCTACGTCTGCGAATGACCCGCGCGGCGCAGGCGCGCGTGCAAAAGGTGTATGCGCCGGGTCTGTGGTCGTCGCGGCTGGACGACCTGCGCGACGGCCTTGTTGACCGCACCATGACGATCGGCCCGGGTCGGCCGCCGTCATGGCACCAGGTCATGACCCGGATGTTCGCCGGCCCCCGGGAACCGCGCGTCGCAAGCTGA
- a CDS encoding class I SAM-dependent methyltransferase, translated as MPPFLARLFFGDKAARRMRSRGANAIVALPDRVLMAEAYIPAFAADGGRILALGVRAYNLEDHAPLQAQGAELWTTDIDPRAARWGVTGRHRTGDACDLDKVFGDLTFDAVLCNGVLGHGVDTPEQQKRTLDGIAAILRPGGRLLLGWNTGRIDDPLAAGLATPAFRPEPYAGQDARVTFDSVDHVYDLMVRTDAPA; from the coding sequence ATGCCGCCCTTTCTGGCCAGACTGTTTTTCGGCGACAAGGCCGCCCGGCGGATGCGGTCGCGCGGAGCGAACGCCATCGTCGCCCTGCCGGATCGGGTGCTGATGGCCGAAGCCTACATTCCCGCCTTCGCCGCCGACGGCGGCCGCATCCTGGCATTGGGTGTCCGCGCCTATAATCTGGAGGACCATGCGCCCCTGCAGGCGCAGGGGGCCGAGCTGTGGACCACAGATATCGATCCCCGCGCCGCGCGATGGGGCGTGACCGGGCGGCACCGGACCGGCGACGCCTGCGACCTGGACAAGGTGTTCGGCGACCTGACGTTCGACGCAGTCCTGTGCAACGGGGTGCTGGGTCATGGCGTCGATACTCCTGAACAGCAGAAGCGTACGCTGGACGGTATCGCGGCCATCCTGCGCCCCGGCGGACGGCTGCTGCTGGGCTGGAACACGGGCCGGATCGACGATCCTCTGGCCGCCGGGCTCGCGACGCCGGCCTTCCGACCCGAGCCCTATGCCGGACAGGACGCCAGGGTCACGTTCGACTCCGTCGATCACGTCTATGACCTGATGGTGCGTACCGACGCGCCCGCCTGA
- a CDS encoding NADP-dependent isocitrate dehydrogenase — MAKIQVANPIVDIDGDEMTRIIWQWIKDKLVFPFVDLKLDYYDLSMENRDATDDQVTIDAAHAIQKHGVGVKCATITPDEARVAEFGLKKMWKSPNGTIRNILGGVVFREPIICSNVPRLVPGWTQPIVVGRHAFGDQYKATDFKVPGPGKLTMKWVGSDGQELNYEVFDFPSAGVAMGMYNLDDSITDFAHASFAFGLQRNYPVYLSTKNTILKAYDGRFKDIFQAVFDAHYAAEFKARGLTYEHRLIDDMVAAAIKWSGGFVWACKNYDGDVQSDIVAQGFGSLGLMTSVLLTPDGKVLESEAAHGTVTRHYRQHQKGEATSTNSIASIYAWTRGFAHRAKLDDNAELATFAETLERVVVETVEAGYMTKDLALLVGDQQGWLTTEGFLDKVAENLKAALPDLG, encoded by the coding sequence ATGGCCAAGATCCAGGTCGCCAACCCCATCGTCGACATCGACGGCGACGAGATGACCCGCATCATCTGGCAGTGGATCAAGGACAAGCTGGTCTTCCCGTTCGTCGACCTGAAACTCGACTACTACGACCTGTCGATGGAGAACCGCGACGCCACCGACGATCAGGTCACGATCGATGCGGCCCACGCGATCCAGAAGCACGGCGTCGGCGTGAAATGCGCCACCATCACCCCGGACGAGGCCCGCGTGGCGGAGTTCGGTCTCAAGAAGATGTGGAAGTCGCCCAACGGCACGATCCGCAACATCCTGGGCGGCGTGGTCTTCCGCGAGCCGATCATCTGCTCGAACGTGCCGCGCCTGGTGCCCGGCTGGACCCAGCCGATCGTCGTCGGCCGCCATGCCTTCGGCGACCAGTACAAGGCCACCGACTTCAAGGTCCCCGGTCCCGGCAAGCTGACCATGAAATGGGTCGGCAGCGACGGCCAGGAGCTGAACTACGAGGTGTTCGACTTCCCCTCGGCCGGCGTGGCCATGGGCATGTACAATCTGGACGACTCGATCACCGATTTCGCCCACGCCAGCTTCGCCTTCGGCCTGCAGCGGAACTATCCGGTCTATCTGTCGACCAAGAACACCATCCTGAAAGCCTATGACGGGCGCTTCAAGGATATCTTCCAGGCCGTGTTCGACGCGCACTATGCTGCCGAGTTCAAGGCCAGGGGCCTGACCTATGAGCACCGTCTGATCGACGACATGGTGGCCGCGGCGATCAAATGGTCGGGCGGCTTCGTCTGGGCGTGCAAGAACTACGACGGCGACGTCCAGTCCGACATCGTGGCCCAGGGCTTCGGCTCGCTGGGCCTGATGACGTCGGTCCTGCTGACGCCGGACGGCAAAGTGCTGGAATCCGAGGCCGCCCACGGCACCGTGACCCGTCACTATCGCCAGCATCAGAAAGGCGAGGCGACCTCGACCAACTCCATCGCCTCGATCTATGCCTGGACGCGGGGCTTTGCCCACCGGGCCAAGCTGGATGACAATGCCGAACTGGCCACCTTCGCCGAGACGCTGGAACGTGTCGTGGTCGAGACGGTCGAGGCCGGGTACATGACCAAGGATCTGGCGCTTCTGGTCGGGGACCAGCAGGGCTGGCTGACCACCGAGGGCTTCCTCGACAAG
- a CDS encoding DUF2945 domain-containing protein, translating to MTDRTFKAGETVAWDHSQGTTTGKVVRKLTSPTTIKSHKVAASEDNPEYLVESTRTGARAAHRPSELRKA from the coding sequence ATGACCGACAGGACGTTCAAGGCGGGCGAGACCGTCGCCTGGGACCATAGCCAGGGGACGACCACGGGAAAGGTTGTGCGCAAGCTGACCTCGCCCACGACGATCAAGTCGCACAAGGTTGCGGCGTCAGAGGATAACCCCGAATATCTTGTCGAAAGCACCAGGACCGGTGCCAGGGCGGCGCACAGGCCGTCGGAACTGCGCAAGGCCTGA
- a CDS encoding TonB-dependent receptor domain-containing protein: MARTDHRGARPTARVFGFATVLTLSVAGPTLAQVLPRSSVPLTFNIPRQRVEEALLQVALQSRRSLGGDMAQCRSISPTVRGTMTLDQALGRVLQGSGCGWTLSSSGAILIRRVATAGPVAVPPPPSRPAPAPSATPPPVERAVELSDIIVTAERQIGRAQVSATSLSGLDEDRLRLAGVTDMIGLDALVPGMTVTNLGSGRNKILLRGMSDGTFTGLTHSTVGLYLDRVPLTYSAPDPDLKLIDVDRVEVLRGPQGTLYGTGPIGGVVRIVPRGPEPFRADLGVSLGRSWTRQGGENRDESVVANLPLFGGDLALRGLVYEERFGGYINDISLATPRVNEGARRGGRFSLIRRLTDDWSANLGVVRQTIKTEDTHYIYRTLGGLTRANLVREPHRNTFDEMHAGLSGRGEWGQIDVTVASVRHRFASRYDASSALRSFGSSATLGALDDFQHTDLTTVDISYASRPLGRWRWTGGAFYSSGTTRVDSQVQALRTVETTIYREVRRDRTSELAAFGQVSLDLTSDWTLTTGARLSTFDQRVTSSVTHRGAIRRFSGDDRTTTLSPMVSLSWQPNDVLNLYGLISQGRRSGGFNTAGPSGQSFNGQLGNPARQYSPDTLTNYELGAKVQLWHGRVQARATAFLADWHDVQSDQFLASGLSYAVNVGDGRNAGLEVEVNWQATPDLQIRANGLLAHPEITNPSPGFNSRLNAGLPGVPESSANISAEYRRPIGRGLNLIGQATVAYVGESRLTFDAAKRYRMGEYVTGRASIGVEARRWSATAFIDNPFDTEANTFSYGDPFRLPEALASTPLRPITGGLTLTFRR; this comes from the coding sequence GTGGCCAGGACTGACCACCGGGGTGCACGCCCGACAGCCCGGGTTTTCGGTTTCGCCACTGTCCTGACGCTGTCGGTCGCAGGCCCGACCCTGGCGCAGGTGCTGCCGCGATCGTCCGTCCCCCTGACCTTCAACATCCCGCGTCAGAGGGTCGAGGAGGCCCTGCTGCAGGTGGCCCTGCAGTCACGCCGGTCCCTCGGCGGCGACATGGCGCAATGTCGGTCCATCAGCCCGACCGTGCGGGGGACGATGACGCTGGATCAGGCGCTGGGCCGGGTCCTGCAGGGTTCGGGTTGCGGCTGGACCCTGTCGTCGAGCGGAGCCATTCTCATCCGACGCGTCGCAACGGCTGGTCCGGTCGCCGTGCCGCCCCCCCCGTCCCGACCCGCGCCGGCCCCATCGGCCACGCCCCCGCCGGTCGAGAGGGCGGTCGAGTTGTCGGACATCATCGTCACGGCAGAACGCCAGATCGGCCGGGCCCAGGTGTCGGCCACCAGCCTCAGTGGGCTGGACGAGGATCGCCTGCGTCTTGCCGGGGTCACCGACATGATCGGCCTCGACGCCCTGGTGCCGGGCATGACGGTCACCAACCTCGGCTCAGGGCGCAACAAGATCCTGCTGCGGGGCATGTCGGACGGGACCTTCACCGGCCTGACCCATTCGACCGTGGGCCTGTATCTGGACCGCGTTCCACTGACCTACAGCGCCCCCGATCCGGACCTGAAGCTGATCGACGTCGATCGGGTCGAGGTTTTGCGGGGACCTCAGGGAACGCTCTATGGAACAGGTCCGATCGGCGGCGTCGTCCGGATCGTGCCGCGCGGGCCGGAACCCTTTCGCGCCGATCTGGGCGTGTCGCTCGGCCGGTCCTGGACGCGGCAGGGCGGCGAGAACCGCGACGAATCCGTTGTGGCCAACCTGCCTCTGTTCGGTGGCGATCTGGCGCTTAGGGGTTTGGTCTACGAAGAGCGGTTCGGGGGCTATATCAACGACATCAGCCTGGCCACGCCCCGCGTCAACGAAGGCGCGCGGCGGGGCGGACGATTTTCGCTGATCCGGCGGCTGACGGACGACTGGTCCGCCAATCTCGGGGTCGTTCGCCAGACGATCAAGACCGAGGACACCCATTATATCTACCGCACCCTGGGCGGTCTGACCCGGGCCAACCTGGTCCGCGAGCCGCATCGGAATACCTTCGACGAGATGCACGCCGGACTCAGCGGGCGCGGCGAATGGGGCCAGATCGACGTCACCGTCGCTTCGGTCCGGCACAGGTTCGCGAGCCGGTACGATGCATCCAGCGCCCTTCGATCGTTCGGCTCGAGTGCGACCCTCGGTGCCTTGGACGATTTTCAGCACACCGACCTGACGACGGTCGATATCAGCTATGCCTCAAGACCTCTGGGACGGTGGCGCTGGACCGGCGGCGCCTTCTATTCCAGCGGGACGACGCGCGTGGACAGCCAGGTGCAGGCGCTGCGCACGGTCGAGACGACGATCTATCGCGAAGTGCGACGCGATCGGACCAGCGAGCTCGCTGCCTTTGGCCAGGTCAGCCTGGACCTGACGTCCGACTGGACCCTGACGACCGGTGCCCGCCTGTCGACCTTCGATCAGCGGGTGACGTCCAGCGTTACGCACCGCGGCGCGATCCGACGGTTCAGCGGTGACGACAGGACGACGACCCTGTCGCCCATGGTCTCGCTGTCCTGGCAGCCCAACGACGTGCTGAACCTCTACGGACTGATCAGCCAGGGCCGACGATCCGGAGGCTTCAACACCGCGGGTCCGTCCGGGCAGTCGTTCAATGGACAACTGGGCAATCCCGCGCGCCAGTATTCGCCCGACACCCTGACCAACTACGAGCTGGGAGCCAAGGTGCAGCTATGGCACGGCCGCGTTCAGGCGCGCGCGACGGCATTCCTGGCCGATTGGCATGATGTTCAGAGCGATCAATTCCTGGCCAGCGGCCTGTCCTATGCCGTCAACGTCGGCGACGGACGGAACGCCGGTCTGGAAGTCGAGGTCAACTGGCAGGCGACGCCAGACCTGCAAATCCGTGCCAACGGGCTTCTGGCGCACCCGGAGATCACGAACCCGAGCCCGGGCTTCAACTCTCGCCTCAACGCCGGCCTGCCCGGCGTGCCGGAAAGCTCGGCCAACATCTCCGCCGAGTATCGCCGACCGATCGGTCGCGGCCTGAACCTGATCGGGCAGGCGACGGTGGCCTATGTCGGCGAGTCGCGGCTGACCTTTGATGCGGCGAAACGCTATCGTATGGGCGAATATGTGACCGGACGTGCGTCGATCGGTGTGGAGGCGCGGCGGTGGTCGGCCACCGCCTTCATCGACAACCCGTTCGATACCGAAGCCAACACCTTCTCGTATGGCGACCCCTTCCGCCTGCCAGAGGCGTTGGCCAGCACGCCGCTGCGGCCGATTACGGGGGGTCTGACCCTTACGTTCAGGCGCTAG
- a CDS encoding NAD-dependent epimerase/dehydratase family protein: MTVVVTGAAGFIGMHVAQRLLDLGEDVIGVDNFNAYYDPQLKRLRAEHLASRAAFRMVEADIAEPRAMADLIGGHGVRQVVHLAAQAGVRYSIDNPFAYERSNLAGHLSILEACRHAGVDHLVYASSSSVYGDRPLDGAGFREDDPTVSPVSLYAATKRSCELLSQSYATLYGFPQSGLRFFTVYGPMGRPDMAYFGFTEKIMRGEPIEVYGEGQMARDFTYIDDIVDGVLGVLDNPPAAGGHEIYNIGDSRPVGLMDMISTLERALGREAVKIMRPMQPGDVTATYADITKLNAMTGYAPRIDLAEGLPRFVEWWRGWNGRNGTRS, from the coding sequence ATGACGGTTGTCGTCACGGGTGCCGCAGGTTTCATCGGCATGCACGTTGCCCAGCGTTTGCTGGATCTGGGCGAAGATGTGATCGGGGTCGATAACTTCAATGCCTACTACGACCCCCAGCTGAAGCGGCTTCGGGCGGAGCATCTGGCATCGCGCGCCGCGTTCCGCATGGTCGAGGCCGACATCGCCGAACCCCGGGCCATGGCCGATCTGATCGGCGGGCACGGGGTCAGACAGGTGGTTCATCTCGCCGCCCAGGCCGGTGTCCGGTATTCCATCGACAATCCGTTCGCCTATGAACGATCGAACCTGGCGGGCCATCTCTCAATCCTGGAGGCCTGTCGACACGCCGGCGTCGATCATCTGGTCTATGCGTCGTCCAGTTCCGTCTATGGCGACCGGCCATTGGATGGCGCCGGATTTCGGGAGGACGATCCGACCGTATCGCCGGTGTCGCTTTATGCTGCCACCAAACGTTCGTGCGAGCTGCTGAGCCAGAGCTATGCGACGCTCTACGGGTTTCCCCAGTCGGGATTGCGGTTCTTTACCGTGTACGGACCGATGGGCAGACCCGACATGGCCTATTTCGGCTTTACCGAGAAGATCATGCGAGGCGAGCCGATCGAGGTCTATGGCGAGGGCCAGATGGCGCGCGACTTCACCTATATCGACGATATCGTGGACGGCGTGCTGGGCGTTCTGGACAATCCCCCGGCGGCCGGCGGACACGAGATCTACAACATCGGAGACTCGAGGCCTGTCGGGCTGATGGATATGATCTCGACGCTGGAACGGGCGCTCGGCCGCGAGGCTGTCAAGATCATGCGGCCGATGCAGCCCGGCGACGTGACCGCCACCTATGCCGATATCACCAAGCTGAACGCCATGACCGGCTATGCGCCCAGGATCGACCTCGCCGAGGGTCTGCCCCGCTTCGTGGAGTGGTGGCGCGGATGGAACGGCCGGAACGGTACCCGGTCCTGA